In the Cylindrospermopsis raciborskii Cr2010 genome, AATCACGCCAGAAAGTGCGATACACCAGGTCTAGATTGTCCGGTTCATCATCCACCACCATTAATTTAGGTTTTTGCACATCATTGTCGTAATTAACCATACTACTGGGCTGAAAAAGGTCAAAAGTTTCCGAAAAACTTGATAAACTAGTGTAAAGTTTGGTGTGAGCTTAGTTTAGTCTAATTTAAAATACGATGTTAACCTATCAGTCACCTGAAAAATTTTCCGTTTTGGGGTTACCGGTTCATGTGGTGGAAAATTACCCCCATTGGTTAGTAGAGTCTCTTCAACAGGGTAGAGGAACCCATGTGGTGACTCTCAATGCGGAAATGACTATGCAAGCTAGACGGAACCCAAGTTTATCCACAGTTATTGAAAACGCTGACCTGGTTATCCCAGATGGCGCAGGAGTGGTATTGTATTTACGTTTCATACTCAAACAGCAGGTAAAGCGTTTTCCTGGTATTGAATTAGCAGAAGGTCTACTCCAAGAACTAAGTAAAAAAGCACCATCTACAAAGGTATTTTTTTATGGCGGATCTCCAGGAGTAGCAGCTAAAGCTGCGGAGTTTTGGCAACAACAAGTTCCTAATTTGAATTTTGTCGGTACTCACTCTGGATATCATTCCCCAGAAACTGAAAAAATATTACTGGAGACTTTAACGGAGTTACAACCTCAAGTCATTTTTGTAGGCTTAGGAGTTCCTCGTCAAGAACTATGGATCGCTAAAAACCGTACCCTATGCCCTCAGGCGATATGGATTGGGGTGGGCGGTAGTTTTGATATTTGGTCTGGTGGCAAAACCCGTGCACCCCAATGGTTGGCAAATAATAATTTAGAATGGCTTTATCGTTTATATCAAGAACCTTGGCGCTGGCGTCGAATGCTTTCCTTACCAGAGTTCTTATTTCAAGCTCTAACTTCAAAAAACCATTAAGATGGAAACCGTTGGGAGCATTTCTCCATATAGATGCTCAACTAATCAAGGCTATTTACCATCTTTGAGCCGAATATCAATCACAGAAGCGTTGAAATTGTAGTTAAACCCTTCTAGTTCAAAAGGCATGCCAATTTTTACTTTACTATTACCCAAGACGGGCCCATTATCCGTAACTTGTGCTTTACCCTCTAAGGTCAGTAGAAAATCCGTACTAAAATTATTACTTCTTGGATCTGGTAGTTCCTTAATTGAACCATCTGGTTGGGGTACTAGGAGGGTTCTCTTTAACTCTTGAATGGATTTAATCCCAATTTGTCCGTAGGGTTGGTTACGAATAATTACGTTAGTTTTACCACCTTTGGTAAATCCCTGTTTAAATAGTTGCTGACTGTCTCGGACATTTAAACCCCTTACTATTAGGTCTACTTCTATGGGAACTGTTTTCGTACCT is a window encoding:
- a CDS encoding WecB/TagA/CpsF family glycosyltransferase encodes the protein MLTYQSPEKFSVLGLPVHVVENYPHWLVESLQQGRGTHVVTLNAEMTMQARRNPSLSTVIENADLVIPDGAGVVLYLRFILKQQVKRFPGIELAEGLLQELSKKAPSTKVFFYGGSPGVAAKAAEFWQQQVPNLNFVGTHSGYHSPETEKILLETLTELQPQVIFVGLGVPRQELWIAKNRTLCPQAIWIGVGGSFDIWSGGKTRAPQWLANNNLEWLYRLYQEPWRWRRMLSLPEFLFQALTSKNH
- a CDS encoding DUF4330 domain-containing protein, whose product is MNILDAKGRLFGKINFLDLSAALVILLVIVGIFIFPGTSGSVAQIGTKTVPIEVDLIVRGLNVRDSQQLFKQGFTKGGKTNVIIRNQPYGQIGIKSIQELKRTLLVPQPDGSIKELPDPRSNNFSTDFLLTLEGKAQVTDNGPVLGNSKVKIGMPFELEGFNYNFNASVIDIRLKDGK